The Nocardioides campestrisoli genome includes a window with the following:
- a CDS encoding CGNR zinc finger domain-containing protein, translated as MDFLRYAESGAALLNADPVDLDSLGVLLAGRTRLQEQATARDAKRLTEFAARLRPVFAASDEGRVPDVVAGLNALLAEHPVTPQISDHDPAGLHLHAASGSVAVSDLLIAEMLLGLATLVCDLGPTRLGVCSAAPCRQAYLDTSPNRSRRYCSDRCSSRANVAAYRARQRAGAR; from the coding sequence GTGGACTTCCTCCGGTATGCCGAGTCCGGCGCGGCGCTGCTCAACGCCGACCCCGTGGACCTCGACTCGCTGGGAGTGCTCCTGGCGGGCCGGACGCGGCTGCAGGAGCAGGCAACCGCTCGGGACGCGAAGCGGCTGACGGAGTTCGCCGCGCGGCTGCGGCCGGTCTTCGCCGCCTCCGACGAGGGCCGCGTCCCCGACGTGGTCGCGGGCCTCAACGCCCTGCTCGCCGAGCACCCGGTGACGCCGCAGATCAGCGACCACGACCCGGCCGGCCTGCACCTGCACGCGGCCAGCGGCTCGGTGGCCGTCTCCGACCTGCTGATCGCCGAGATGCTGTTGGGCCTGGCCACGCTGGTCTGCGACCTCGGCCCGACCCGGCTGGGCGTGTGCAGCGCGGCTCCGTGCCGCCAGGCCTACCTGGACACCTCGCCCAACCGGTCCCGCCGCTACTGCTCCGACCGGTGCTCGTCGCGGGCCAACGTGGCGGCGTACCGGGCCCGTCAGCGAGCGGGGGCACGATGA